The nucleotide sequence TCTCCGGGCCTTCGCCATTTCCTTCCGCTGGTTGGCGGCAAACTTGTTCATCGCGGCCTTGTCGCCCGCCTGCCCCTTCTCCCACAGCTCCCGATCACGATCCGCCTGGGCCTGCCCCGCCTGCCGCGCTCGATTCTCCTGGATCTGCCGGAGCACCTTCTGCGGATCGGTCGAGTTGAGTACCTCCTGCGGATTGAACGCTTTTCCGATCGCCTCACGCTGGAGAGCCTTGATCTTCTGGATCCGTTCAGCTTCCTTCGCAAACAGAGCTTGCTCGTTGGCAAGTTGCTGGCTGGTCGTGAGTTTGTTCTGCTCACGCTGGTACCGCCCGGTTTCCTCAATGGCCTTCTTTCTCAGATCGAAAACCATCTTGTCTTCGTCGGCCTTGATCTTCGACAGCCGCTTTTCGTACTCGATTCCCTTGAGTCCGGATTTCTCCAGCTCAAGCCGCTCCTTCTGGTGCACAGCATCACGAGCTTTCCACTCATCCGCGATCGACTGCATCTTGATTTGATAGGCGGACTCCGCAAACTGCCGGTCCATCTCCGCCAGTTGATGCTTCACCTGGATCTCAGTCGCTCCCTGGGCCCGCAGCCGGGCATCCACGCGGGCCTTGTCCCCTTCGTGGAGATCTTTGGAGGCGTCCATCACGGTTTCCGTGTCCTGGTCGCGACTTGCCTCCCGCAGCTCACGAGCCATCCGGGCACGTTCCTGATGCCGCTTGTGTTCCAGGTCGTAGACCTCTTGCATCCGTCGCATGTATTCGCCGAGCTTATCCTGCTCAGCGTTGATGGCCTCTTCATGAGCCTTGCGAGATTTTGCGAATTGATCCCGCCGAGCCTTTTCCACGTTCTCGGTGATCTTGGCCCGCTGCAGCTCCAGAAAGTCCATCGTCTGGTAGTACTCTTCCTTGGCCTCAGCATCAAACTTTCCAGCCGTTGCCGCCGCCCCGGCCGCTTCTTTGGTTTTCTGGATCTCCTGATTGAGTCCTTCAATCGTATTGATCGAGGCCAGGCGAGCTTGCTCCGCCCGATATTCCTGCCGGCCTCGAAGCTCATCGTTGGCTCGGCCGAGCATCGCAAAACCCTCGGCCTCCTTCTCCCGCTGAGCTTCCATCTTGGCGTGCCAGTCGGCGAGCTCGCCATCGGCACCGCTGTAGGCCTTCCGGATCATGTTGATATTGCTGACCAGGTTCTCAGCGCTCTTCGTGGCGATCGGGTCGATTGCTTTCCAAATGCTCGGCAGAAAATTCAGTTCGCCGATGAACTCCTTTGCCACCTCGGCGGCGCCTGCGAAGTCCCGGCGGATATCTCCCCCGAGTTTTGCGAGTGACCCCTGCACCCGATCCAAATTGCTTTCAACAACTTTTGTACCGTCTGCCAGCTCGACCGTTTTGAGTCCCGTTCTGGCGAGAATTGCCTCGTAGCCTTTCAGTGCGATCGTCGCTCCGAGGACCTGCGGGCCTAATCCTGTCATGGCCTTCAACGCCATTACCCCACCTGTTTGCGCCGCCTGACCTAGCAATCCCCACTGAGTCACCTGCTTGCCGAGCGACGAAGTAGTTACCACCGAGACTGCCGCGAACGTCGATTGGGCAGCATTGATCAACCGTTGCCGCTCATATATTGGCGCCAGCACGGCCGCCAGCTTCATTCCTGACGAGGCGACCTGGCCGAGTGCCCCGGTTGCTGTCACCCCCAATGCTGACCAGCTCGCCCGCTGCTCATGCACAACGGTGATCTGCCGCTCCTGTGCGGCCGTCAGCTGATCAGTCGTTTCTGCCATCTGCTCAAGCTGTGCGTCGATCGCCTGCAGGCCTTCAGAAGCTTCGTCGTCCAGGTCAATCGTCAGTGTGGCCATCGTCATCTACCTCGTTCAGCGTTTCATGTACGGCCAACAGTTGATCGATCATCCATGCCGGCTGCCGAAGCAACTCCGGGACTGTCGCCCCGATCGCCTGGCCTAAACTCCGCAGTCTCCGGCGGCGGACGTAGGTGTCGATGGCGGGGCAGTGTCGTGGTGTGTTGCCGTCGGCGAGTCGCTTGGACTCGCGCCGGACTCCCCCACACTTTTCTCCTGGGGCAAAAACAACGCGGCTAAGTGGGGACTGAGTTGCTCAGTCACCGCTGACCACTTGCCCAGCAGCGCCCGCAGGCGAGCCTGATTGAACTCAACCGGTTCCCCCCGGGCATCATGTACTCCCCGCCATCCAGTGACAGCGTTTAAGCGAGCGAAGAACCGTGCCTTGAAGGCCTCCGTGTTCTGCACCCCCTGGGAAAAGTAGTGTTCATACGACTGAGCATCATCGACCGTTCTGGCTTCCAGATTCGGCGGTGTCAGAATGAGCGTGAAAGATCCTCCCTTCAGAGTGATCTCCACGTCGACGGTCTTCGGCTCAGCATCATCAAAAACAAACATGGCTCGGTCCTATTGCGGGGTCTTGGTGACTAACGAAATGAGGCGACGGGTAACGATCGCATCGCAGGCCGTCCGCCATTCGGTCGGCAGACGGGACGGAATCAGACGGCGGTGAATGTTGAACCAACGAGCATGCTCGGCCGCGTACCGCAGCTTCAGCCGCGTGCCTCCGACCTCGTAACCGAGCGAGGCCTGCAGCTCACCCGTGAGGACTCCCTGCAGCTCGACAGGAGCCCGCAGCAGGCCACGTGCGGCCAGGGCCTTCCGTCGCCGGACCGTCGACGGTCGAGGCTTTGCCCAGTGCCGGCCGCTGTACCCGGTACCGCCACGGCTGAGCCTGGTGAAATAAACCGCGGCCAGCTCGGTCAGCTTCTGCCCGCACTCGTCGAGGATAGGCGCGGTTTCACTCCTGACTCCACCCGCGATCGAGTTGAGCCAGGAGCGCTTCGCCTGGTGATCCAGCTTTACCACCAGCATGATTACGCCGCCTCGGTCCAGGTCATCGCCGAGCCGTTGTCCGCCGTGTCGGGCTTCAGCACATCGAACGTCAGCGGGTTCATGATCGCCCCGGTACCACCGCTTTCGTCGCTGTCGATCAGCGACAACCGGTCGAAGTCGATCGTGAGGACGGTGAAGTTCCCGGTGTCGCCGGTGCCGTTGTGCAGCCCCTTCAGGACCAATTGACCGGCCAGTTCCGGCATCCCAAACGCATCACGCAGATCGTCATAAGTCTTGTTCGACTTCATCGGCGTGATGGAAAAGGTTTCGCTGAACTGAGTCTTCGGCATCGAAATCGGGTTGTGGGAGTTGTGATAAATGACATCCAGATTTCGCTGCACCGACCATTGAAACTGGCTGACTCTGAGCGGCGTTCCACCCAAGGTGAACGTCGAGTCCTCGAACAAGAACTCAACCAGTTTGTTCCGGTCCGCTGGCGGCGATGCGGCGCCGGTAAAGCTCACCGACGATTGCCCGATCAGTTCCAGCGTGAGAACAATCCCGGCCTCACTGCCGGCGAGAGTTGCGGTATTCACCCGCAGCCCCAAGTGACGCTGATCGTTGTCATGACCAACGTACTGCCATTCCGCCGTCTTCGAGCGAGGGAACTTCACTTCGTGGTCCGCGAATCCCCATTCCATCATCAACTGCGCCAGACTGATCTCCAAATCTTCGTTCACGAACCCATACAGGGGCGTGACAAGATTTCCCGAGGGATGCCCCGAGGGATTCGCCCCGTACCGCCGCTGATACGATCCGGTCCGCGCCTGCCCGTTCCGCCTCTTCGGGCGGTTTCTCACCGTGTAGTCAGTGACTGGCACATCCACCCAAACCGGATCCACCGCCGGAACGGTCGCCCAGGTCTCTTCATCAATCAGCCGAAGAAACCGTTGCTGTCCCACA is from Schlesneria sp. DSM 10557 and encodes:
- a CDS encoding phage tail tube protein, which produces MVADVNVFVGQQRFLRLIDEETWATVPAVDPVWVDVPVTDYTVRNRPKRRNGQARTGSYQRRYGANPSGHPSGNLVTPLYGFVNEDLEISLAQLMMEWGFADHEVKFPRSKTAEWQYVGHDNDQRHLGLRVNTATLAGSEAGIVLTLELIGQSSVSFTGAASPPADRNKLVEFLFEDSTFTLGGTPLRVSQFQWSVQRNLDVIYHNSHNPISMPKTQFSETFSITPMKSNKTYDDLRDAFGMPELAGQLVLKGLHNGTGDTGNFTVLTIDFDRLSLIDSDESGGTGAIMNPLTFDVLKPDTADNGSAMTWTEAA